The region GCAATTTCAGGTAAGGCCAGGGGTAAGCCACGAACTAACGGCGATCGCCATCGGGCATAATCGTTTCGCCAAACTGTACCCCCTCTAAATCTGCATCGGTCAAGTCCGCCGCTGTTAAGTTGGCCCCCGTCAGGTTAGCGCCCTTTAGGTTAGCCCCGGTCAAATTGGTATTGCGTAGAAATCCCCGCTCCAAATTAACTCCACTTAAGTCTGCCCCGGCCAAGTTGGCCTCGGTTAATGCCGCCTCCGTCAAATTGGCCCCACTGAGATCAGCCCCAGCCAGATTAACCTGATCTAACAACGCCCGTCGCAAATTCATTGACGATAAATTCGCCCCCGACAAATTAGAACGGTTTAAGCGGGCATTTTCCAAATTAAACTCCCGCAAATCAGCCCCGGCCAAGTTGCAATCTAGACACTCCCCCGTCTCCTGTAACTGAGATAACGGATCAATCTCTTCGGTGGCAGGATTACAAGCTATCAGGGCTAAGGTTCCCACCAGTAGCAGGCCTAGGGTGAGTCTTTTTTTCTTCATGGCGATCGGAGTTCCTCTAAGGTTTTCTGTTGTGGAGAAAGAACATAAAACGTATCCCGTCCTGCATTATCGCTGGCGATATGGAGAAATTGCACCGGCTTGTCATCCCGGTACACCTCATACACCCGCAAGCCCGTATCCCGATAACCTTCACTCAAGCGAAATCCTTGCGCCTCCAAACGGGCCTGTAAATCTTGGGTGACATTTCGCACTGTTGCCCCCTCCAGAAAATGACAATTGTCTGAGCCATGGCATCCCGATGTCGCCCCTTCCAGGTGGGGAATTCTCGGCATCAGTTCCCTTATGGGCTCCGGGATGGGTTCCGGTTCGATGGGTCTGGCCTCTAATGCGGGAATAGGTTCAGGGGAGGGTTCAGGCTCAATGGCTTTGGTTTCATTGGCTTCCAAGGCCGGCTTCGGTTCGGGGGTTGGTGGGGCTGGCTGGGGTGGTGTTACAGCTTTAGGGGGAGAGGGTTGGGAACGGGGGGGCTTTGGCGTTACGGATTTAGCTGGTGCTTGGGGAGCCGGTGGGGGGGGAGGTGTAGGTTCTGGTGTCGGTTCCTGGGTTGATTTGGCCATGGGGGCCGGTGTGACTAAATCTGCTAGGGGAACTGTGGCGATCGCCTCTGGGGGAGACTCGGCCGACGTGGGAGGGGAAGGCTCCGGGGGCAGGGGCAACCACAATAGCCCTCCATGGATAGCAGACGCACAGACAAAGGCTAGGAAAAATTTTAACTGATGCCAGGGGGGGGACCACATGGAGTCAACAAAA is a window of Synechocystis sp. PCC 7338 DNA encoding:
- a CDS encoding pentapeptide repeat-containing protein — encoded protein: MKKKRLTLGLLLVGTLALIACNPATEEIDPLSQLQETGECLDCNLAGADLREFNLENARLNRSNLSGANLSSMNLRRALLDQVNLAGADLSGANLTEAALTEANLAGADLSGVNLERGFLRNTNLTGANLKGANLTGANLTAADLTDADLEGVQFGETIMPDGDRR